One Triticum dicoccoides isolate Atlit2015 ecotype Zavitan chromosome 4B, WEW_v2.0, whole genome shotgun sequence genomic window carries:
- the LOC119291036 gene encoding uncharacterized protein LOC119291036 isoform X2, giving the protein MAQDPSRWLPVQSGDHGRAARMHKMLFSALACVVHERAATTAATHCTPVVAVVPSGGRCGSAQWLASLVTRQVQSAERYSSPSEKRRAILVLVPVQFRRCAHAVWSTCVCSPSSMRLLQIA; this is encoded by the exons ATGGCTCAAGATCCATCAAG ATGGCTCCCCGTGCAGTCCGGCGACCACGGACGTGCAGCTCGCATGCACAAAATGTTGTTCAGTGCTCTTGCGTGTGTAGTTCATGAGCGCGCGGCGACGACGGCAGCAACGCATTGCACTCCGGTAGTTGCCGTGGTACCCTCTGGTGGTCGTTGTGGTTCAGCTCAGTGGCTGGCCAG CTTGGTGACGCGACAGGTGCAGTCAGCTGAGCGATACTCTTCTCCAAGCGAGAAGAGGAGGGCGATTTTGGTTCTTGTCCCCGTGCAGTTCAGGCGATGCGCCCATGCGGTGTGGAGCACATGTGTATGTAGTCCATCGTCCATGCGTCTACTACAGATCGCATAG
- the LOC119291036 gene encoding uncharacterized protein LOC119291036 isoform X1, with translation MDPAGRCTPFPSPARAPRWRASSTGSTRHSSPLLPTPPTPSHLPDQVVAPLLLLSSSPAAAPLRPQQNLSYGSRSIKSGDHGRAARMHKMLFSALACVVHERAATTAATHCTPVVAVVPSGGRCGSAQWLASLVTRQVQSAERYSSPSEKRRAILVLVPVQFRRCAHAVWSTCVCSPSSMRLLQIA, from the exons ATGGATCCGGCGGGCCGGTGCACACCCTTCCCTTCACCAGCCCGAGCGCCCCGCTGGCGTGCCTCCAGCACTGGCTCTACGCGGCACAGCAGTCCACTCCTCCCCACGCCGCCCACACCCTCCCATCTACCGGATCAGGTCGTGGCTCCCCTCCTGCTCCTATCTTCCTCCCCTGCGGCAGCTCCACTCCGGCCCCAGCAGAACCTCTCCTATGGCTCAAGATCCATCAAG TCCGGCGACCACGGACGTGCAGCTCGCATGCACAAAATGTTGTTCAGTGCTCTTGCGTGTGTAGTTCATGAGCGCGCGGCGACGACGGCAGCAACGCATTGCACTCCGGTAGTTGCCGTGGTACCCTCTGGTGGTCGTTGTGGTTCAGCTCAGTGGCTGGCCAG CTTGGTGACGCGACAGGTGCAGTCAGCTGAGCGATACTCTTCTCCAAGCGAGAAGAGGAGGGCGATTTTGGTTCTTGTCCCCGTGCAGTTCAGGCGATGCGCCCATGCGGTGTGGAGCACATGTGTATGTAGTCCATCGTCCATGCGTCTACTACAGATCGCATAG